A window of Limanda limanda chromosome 4, fLimLim1.1, whole genome shotgun sequence genomic DNA:
GCCATGCGGGTGGAGGTGAGACTTAGTTATAATTTACACAAAACATCGGTTTCCCCAGAGAAACGCACTGTTTTCCTCCCGGGCAACGTTACTTCCGGTCAACTTTCAAATTTTGCGCGTTGCCATCCCTCCCACCGCGCTGGTTCAAAGAAGCTGGCAGGTGACTGGATGGGGAGTTTCCTTTATGGGCGGGGCCAACGGTTTTTCCAACCAATGGCAGCTGGTCCACGCCTGCTCGCCACATCAGGAAGAGACTCCGCTTTCCTTTACCCAGAAACATTATGCACaaagtaaatatgaaataataagcgtgtggaaataaattaaagataaaacagactGTGTTATCTTAACTAAGTAGTTAGTATGTCCTGTTTATAGGCCCTTTTGTTAGGTAATGCAGACGTTTACTCTCACTTTTccataaatagataaataatttaaaaaagacaggccaaaatcaaatcaagtaATTTCTTGACTTGTGTTCTCTAATGTGGATTCACTTTTTTATGCTGTCTATGGTCCTGTTCTTAAATAACTGGCTCGTACATTTCACATAATTCAACCATTAGCATGATTTAGTTTTACTCTTCCTGCTTTATAAATTCCTATATCTTTCAAAAACAATGCCTCAGACTGTAACACAGACCCTTTGTTATAAATTAGTTGTCTCAAACCAAGAGAACTCTGATTAAGTAGATAGTTAATTTGAAAATGCACAACTTTTTTATACGTTAAGTGGAACTCACTAAAGAGTACAATTATATTCAAGGTTATAATCGGCCCCTTAAATTATACCTTGATTAACTCaagctttttgtgttttcaaggtTTAGATGATCAACATAGGTCTTAATCAGATTCTTAGACACTCACATAATTACTATAAGACTCCTACTACCAAACATTTCTTGTTTCCCTGTACTCAGAATAAGATGCACTTTATGCGCAATAAGATGCAATAATGTGCGGATTGCAAAAATCAGGGCcaaatctttttatttccaaCAGAGATACATGTTTGTCAGTTCCAGTTTTCCAGAATTGCACGGTCAGATAGTCTAAACTAACAGTTGGTATGTTGGTGAGACTGGCTCCTGGCTCGCTGCCTTCATCTTGCCCCAGTTGCTGTAGGTGGTGCGGGAGGTGTGGCATTAAGATTGGGGATGTGTTTGTGATTTGGGGTTGGGAGTGGGAGTAGGATTGGGTTtgggtttaggtttaggatcaGGAGTTGGATTGGGATTGGGATTGGGATTGGGGTTGGgattggggttagggttggggttgggAGGCGTAGGGGCAGGGGCAGGGGCAATGTAGCATCCTTTCTTGTGCCACTGCATGTCCCGCACCCGTCGGACGGACTGGATTTGAGGTGCAGTGGCTCCCCAATCATTCCAGTGCTTGAAGTCTCCGTGCTCAAACACATACTGGCTCCCTCTGTAGCCTGGATACCTGTATCCCACCCACCTTCAGAGGAAAGACAATGCGTAATATATCACATTTGTGGGGTGTAGAACTGGGCAATATaataacagaacaaaacaatggGTAACATTTATGTCTGAGAGGGTTGCAGCTTACGTTCCACTGCCAACCTTAGCACTGGCCACACGGTCCTGGAAACCATACGCCCACAGACTGGGGACGTCATCATCAAGTATCTCCATCTTTCTGCCTTCAAAGCCTGCCATCTCAAAGAGGTGCAGCTTGTGATCTGCACTGTCCTGGAGAGAAATTCATCAGGTTTGAGCATGACTTGCAAGAGGTTGAATCTGCTAACATCACATCCATGATACTGACCACTTTCAGGGGCCTGAATGAGCTCAGGCTGTAGGTACTCTGCCAGTTGATCCAGTTGGTCCAGGTGCTCCAGCGAGGatactctcctctctccaacaCATACTGCTCTCCTGCAAAACCTGGACGCTCAAACCCAACCCACCTGAGGACATGGAGAAAACACATCACGTATCAATGCAACAATTTGACCGTGAGCACGTTAAGCAACTTGGATGAGGGGGAAACTGAATCGCTCACGGTCCAGACTCCACGATGACTGAGCCAACTTGCTGTGTCTTCTCCCACAGGTCTTTACATTCACCAGACAACTCCACCTTCTTCCCTTGAAAGTTCTCAAACTCAAAAATTGCCAACTGCAAGACAAGAAGAGAGGGGGAGTTGATGGTGTGATCAGCAAAGTCCCAGGCCCATGGtgattctgactttttcatttcaaaatcaaCAGAAAAACGTTTGTGAAACTTACCTTAAATGTTGCACCGGATCCTCCTTGTCCCTTGTGTGCAGGCAGCTGGTCTGGGGTTCCCTGCTGTTCTGTCATTTTCCCTCTACAAAGCACAACAACTACATTTTTAGAGATTTTGCATTATCATATTCATTACATGAATATAATACACTGGTGTATCCTGCAACCCTGGAGACATAATATAACCTTAACACATGTTCGGTAGTAACAAACCTGCTTAGGCACAATCCATTTGCTCATAAGCAAAACATAAAACCAAATATTTGCATATCTTATTTTACTCTGCTCTCAGTTGTGTCTGTTGCGCAGGCTATACAAGTATACCACATCAATATGGCACACACAAAATGCCTCTTAGCAAGCTATCATCTGCAGATAGAAGAAGAAATAGGGAGAGCTTAAGATAGAAACGGCCTCTCAGGTATAGAGGGatgatcttttttttgtcttttacctGGATGGCTTGTGCTTCACTGCACCACGTAGGAGCCTCGCTCTCCGTCTTTCCTCTGTCTTATGTCTCTTTACTGTTTGTCTCAGTGTGAGGATGTGGGTGTGCAGGCCTGGCGAGCGGGTCGGTGGAGGCCAGCGGGGGTATTTATGGTTTATTTCTGGCCACAGCAGCAAAAAGCCTGTTGATGCAGCAAGTCTGTCGCGCCCATTGTGTCCGTCACACTGCATCTCAATAGGCTTGCCCCTCTGTCCCTGGCACACTGGCAAACACTGCCTGGCTCTGCCCATGCTGCCATCCTGACCATGATCCTATAGTGGGCACACGCACCAGTTGCCAGCCAAGAGAATGTGCAGGGATCAGTCTCACTCAGCACTATCGGCCCCACCCAGCTATCTTTCTCTGCACTCTCCCATCTTCTACTTGCTTCTTTATCTTTCTCTTCATCCAGCATCCAAAAAGCTGCATCAGATTTCTGGCTTTCTTATGGTGACATGGTGATAATAGTATCAACACCTAATAGTAATTGTATTTTGGAAAAGACTGACGTAATAATCATTGGCCCTGACCACAGCAGGCAAACTTCAACCATTGATTGGTCCACTGGTTAGTAAAATTGTATCCACAGCCACAAACCTTGGTATCAGATTTGACTCTTAACACAATTTTGAGGCCAGTGTCAATAGCCGTATTAAATCTTATTACGTTCATCTATGAAATAACTTTATAATCTTATCAGCTCTGtcatttcttgtatttaaatgttgtgcTTCTGAACATAGAATGCTCTGAGTGGGAAATGTAAATTCTAACCTTTTGTAATGAATGCATTTCTTATTCCTTATCTTTTATGGTAAATGCTCCTCTCATCTGACACAGTATTCTTCACAGTCTTTGCAGGACACACTTGTTTAAGCGCCAGCACTTCACTGCAAGTCCATTGGCAGGAGAATATAAAATAACCTGAAGTTCTTGCCACCACCAAAATATTATTGTAGTGTTGACAATACATATAGTGTTGACTCAGTGTTAGATAATGTGTGACTCATCTAACAGGTGTAACTCATTCCTTCCTCATTTTCACATCAGATGTGATGAGTCCATCTGCAGGTGCTGCATTAAATCTCAGACAGACCTGCACTGACTTATTCAACAGCAGTTACCACCACACACCTGGACACTGCAATGCACTGTTTGAACATCCCAGTCCATCCTCAGTATCTCTGCTTTAGCTGGTGCAGAACCTTCAAACCAACATCAAAACGCACAGGA
This region includes:
- the LOC133000413 gene encoding beta-crystallin B3-like isoform X2, which translates into the protein MTEQQGTPDQLPAHKGQGGSGATFKLAIFEFENFQGKKVELSGECKDLWEKTQQVGSVIVESGPWVGFERPGFAGEQYVLERGEYPRWSTWTNWINWQSTYSLSSFRPLKVDSADHKLHLFEMAGFEGRKMEILDDDVPSLWAYGFQDRVASAKVGSGTWVGYRYPGYRGSQYVFEHGDFKHWNDWGATAPQIQSVRRVRDMQWHKKGCYIAPAPAPTPPNPNPNPNPNPNPNPNPNPTPAPPAPPTATGAR
- the LOC133000413 gene encoding beta-crystallin B3-like isoform X1, with translation MQCDGHNGRDRLAASTGFLLLWPEINHKYPRWPPPTRSPGLHTHILTLRQTVKRHKTEERRRARLLRGAVKHKPSRGKMTEQQGTPDQLPAHKGQGGSGATFKLAIFEFENFQGKKVELSGECKDLWEKTQQVGSVIVESGPWVGFERPGFAGEQYVLERGEYPRWSTWTNWINWQSTYSLSSFRPLKVDSADHKLHLFEMAGFEGRKMEILDDDVPSLWAYGFQDRVASAKVGSGTWVGYRYPGYRGSQYVFEHGDFKHWNDWGATAPQIQSVRRVRDMQWHKKGCYIAPAPAPTPPNPNPNPNPNPNPNPNPNPTPDPKPKPKPNPTPTPNPKSQTHPQS